gtgTCTTAGAGGGTAGATTGGGATCAGAGACTTGCTTGAAGAaagtggagaggaaaaaagagggagccCACCGGGTACGGATGCAGGAAGCCTCCACAGCATTGATGAGGAGGGAGCGGAAGCCACCACTCTCTAAGAAGTGCAAGGCATGGATGGTGGCTCCTCCAGGGGAGCAGACATTGTCCTTGAGCTGTCCTGGATGCTGTTCGGACTCCAAGAGCATCTTAGCAGCTCCCTGAAGAAGGAACATGGATTAAAGGAACATAGTGATTTGCTATAAGAGAATCCATTCTTCCCTGAATCCATTAGATTCCTTCTAGGAAGACTTTTAGGGAATAGTATTGCCCTTACCCCACCTTTCTACTAACCCCTAAACAAAACCTAAATTTCTAGCCCCCAATCTGAATGAGAGAACTTCCTTTCTAATGAAAGACACTAACCAATAAAGCCTGGGCCCCCAGGCGGACTGCCAGACGCCGAGGTAGTCCCATCTTCACTCCACCATCTGCCAATGCATCCAAAGCTGTAAATGCCTGTAGGAAAGATAATTATtaaactttggggaaaaaaaaagaagccttgGTAATAAACAGAAGAGGGATCTCTCAGGCTAATGGAGATGACCCGGGCAACTCCATCTTCTCTCCATTAGCTCTGTTCACCACCTCATTTTAAAATCTCCCCCACACCCTAAGTCTCACATAGGCAGGCCCGCTACCGCTGAGGCCAGTGACAGCATCAATAAGGTCCTCTTCCACTTCAGTGCAGAATCCCACACTGCTCATCAGCTGTTCCAAAAGCTTCCCATCCTCCACCTGGGCATGGGTTCCTGTAGCATAAACTGTGGCACCCTCCTGTACTACCACAGGGGTATTAGTCATGCAGCGGATGACTTTAGGGGCTGGCTGGAAGGTTGTCAGTTTctggggaaagaaaatagatttacaCCTTCAAACAATTCTTCAGTACCATCTACCCTGTTCCACCAATTAGCCGGAATCCTTCTCTAGATTCCTTTTTCTCCAAAGCCCATCAGTATCTGGAAACATACACTTCCCACCTGAGAGGGTAATGTGAAAGAAAATGGTACCTTCTCAATGGAGCTAATTGTGACACCAGCTGCACAGGAAACCACGATGTGTCTCTCCTTAATATCAGCTCCAATCTCATCCAGGATGAAGGGAATGATATGAGGTTTCACAGCCAAGAAAAGTACATCACTATGCTGCACTGTCTCCT
The Sminthopsis crassicaudata isolate SCR6 chromosome 4, ASM4859323v1, whole genome shotgun sequence genome window above contains:
- the PYCR1 gene encoding pyrroline-5-carboxylate reductase 1, mitochondrial isoform X1; protein product: MSVGFIGAGQLAYALAKGFTSAGILASHKIMASSPDMDLPTVSALRKIGVNLTPNNKETVQHSDVLFLAVKPHIIPFILDEIGADIKERHIVVSCAAGVTISSIEKKLTTFQPAPKVIRCMTNTPVVVQEGATVYATGTHAQVEDGKLLEQLMSSVGFCTEVEEDLIDAVTGLSGSGPAYAFTALDALADGGVKMGLPRRLAVRLGAQALLGAAKMLLESEQHPGQLKDNVCSPGGATIHALHFLESGGFRSLLINAVEASCIRTRELQSMADKEKISPAAIKKTLLDKVKLDSPTESTKSSSSFIKLLARSQAPGGKKD
- the PYCR1 gene encoding pyrroline-5-carboxylate reductase 1, mitochondrial isoform X2 encodes the protein MPWLKASPQQKIGVNLTPNNKETVQHSDVLFLAVKPHIIPFILDEIGADIKERHIVVSCAAGVTISSIEKKLTTFQPAPKVIRCMTNTPVVVQEGATVYATGTHAQVEDGKLLEQLMSSVGFCTEVEEDLIDAVTGLSGSGPAYAFTALDALADGGVKMGLPRRLAVRLGAQALLGAAKMLLESEQHPGQLKDNVCSPGGATIHALHFLESGGFRSLLINAVEASCIRTRELQSMADKEKISPAAIKKTLLDKVKLDSPTESTKSSSSFIKLLARSQAPGGKKD